The Oceanibaculum nanhaiense DNA segment TGATAGATGCGGTCATCCGCCAGCCCGTAGCTGTAGCTGGTGAAGGCGGCCAGCGGCACGCGGTTGCCGTCAGCGGTGATCGCCTGCAACTGGTCCAGCACCGCCGGCTGCGCGGTATAGCCGGGCATCAGCTCCATCACCACGCGGTACTGGTTCTGATCGTCATAGAGTGTGGCGACCTGGCGCTGTGAGAAGGAATTGCTGAGGATGGCCGAAATCGCCTGGGTATCGACGTTGAGACGCCGCGCGGCCTCCCGGTCGATATCGAGGATGACCTGCTGCGTGCCCTTGTCGCCTTCGGCCGAGACATCGACCAGCTCCGGCATCGCCTGCATCGCCTCCGAGGCCCGCCGCGCCCAGCGTTGCAGCAGCGCGATATCGTCGGCCATCAGCACCAGTTCGGAATCGCTCTGGTTGAAGGAAAAGCCAAGCCTGATGTCCTGATCGGCGAACAGGATCAGAATGCCGCCCGGGACCGGCGGCACCTTCCGGCGGATGCGGTCGATCACCTGCTGGGCGCTGAGGCCGTCGCGTTCGGCCAGGGGCTTCAGCTGCACGGTCAGGAAGGCATTGCTGACGCCGCCATTGTCGCCGCTGGTGCCGGCGACATCGCTGACCGCCGGATCGGCCAGCAGCAGGCGCCGGTACGCCTCGATCTTCGGCTGCATGACCTGAAAGGAAAAACCGTCATCGCCGCGCACGAATCCGCGTATCTGCGAGGTGCTCTGCTGCGGCAGCAGCCCTTTCGGTATGCTGATGTAGAGATAGACATTCAGGCCGATCACCGCGCCCAGCATCAGCAGCACGACGACCCCATGCCGCAGCGTCCAGGCCAGGCTGTCGGCATAGAGCGAGCGCACATCGGCGAACAGCCGGATGGTCGCGCGCGACAGCCAGCCGGCCGGGCGCTCCACCCGGCGCCGCAGCAGATGGGCACACATGGCCGGCGTCAGCGTCACCGACAGTAGCAGGGAGATCAGCACCGCCGCCACCAGCGTGATGGAAAACTCGCGGAACAGCCGCTGGATCAGCCCGCCCATGAACAAAATTGAAAGAAAAACAAGGACCAGCGAGAAATTCATCGCCAGCAGCGTGAAGTTGACCTCCCGCGCCCCGCGCAAGGCAGCGCGGTAGGGTGACAGGCCGCTCTCGATATGGCGCTGGATATTCTCCAGCACGACGATGGCGTCATCGACCACCAGCCCCGCCGCCACGATCAGCGCCATCAGTGACAAATTGTTCAGGGAGAAACCGTACAGGTAGATGACGGCGCAGGCGCCGATCAGTGACACCGGGATCGCGATGCTGGGGATGAGCGCCGTCCGCACGCTGCCCAGGAACAGGAAGACGACAAGAACCACCAGCGCCGAGGACAGCAGCAGGGTCAGCTGTGCTTCCTTCAGGGTCGCCCGGATGCCCGGCGAGCGGTCCATGACAACGGTCAGCGAGGCATCGGCCGGCAGCAGGGCGCGCAGTTCCGGCAGCTTCTCGTTGATCGCGTCGATGGTCTTGACGATGTTGGCGCCGCTCTGCCGGCTGATCGTCATGATCACGGCGGTCTGGTCGTTGTGGAAACCGCTGCGATAGCGGTTCTCAACCGAGTCGGTGACGCTCGCCACATCCTGCAGCCGAACCGCGGCGCCATCCTGCCAGCGGATGATCAGCGGCGCGTACTCGGCCGCCTGGCGCAGCGGCTCGCTGATGGTGATCTGCCAGCGCCGGTCCCCCTCCTCCACAAGCCCCAGCGGTCGCATCGGGTTGGTTTGGGCAATCGCCGTGCGCACCTCGTCCAGCGCGATGCCATAATGCGCCAGCATGCCGGGATTGAGCTGTACCCGGACGGCTGGCAGCGAGGCGCCGCCCAGGCTGACCTCGCCGACGCCGGTAATCTGCGCGATCTTCTGCGCCAGGATGGTGGAGGCGACGTCGTAGATCTGCCCCGGCGACAGGTTTGGCGAACTGACCGCCAGCGCCATGATCGGCGCCTGTGACGGGTTGATCTTGCGGTAGGTCGGCAGGTTCGGCATACCGCTGGGCAGCTGGTTGCGCACCGCGTTGATTGCGGCCTGCACGTCGCGTGCGGCATCGTGGATGTCGCGCCCGAGTTCGAATTGCAGGTTGATCCGTGTCGTGCCCTGCGCGCTGGAGGAGGTCAGCGCGGTGATGCCGTCGATGCTGCCCAGCGCGCGTTCCAGCGGCGTTGCCACCGTGGCCGCCATGCTCTCCGGGCTGGAACCGGGCAGGCTGGCATTGACCACGATGGACGGAAAATCCACCTGCGGCAGCGGTGAAACCGGCAGCAGCCGCCAGGCCAGCCCACCGATCAGCAGCAGCGCCAGCGCCATCAGGCTGGTGCCCACCGGGCGGCGGATGAAGGGCCGGGCGATGTTCATGCCGCGCCTGTCTCCGTTGCCGGTTCGGCAGCTTCCTTGCGTCCCGTGCCCCGCCCGCGCGTCAGACCGTCGAAGAACAGATAGACGACCGGGGTGGTGAACAGCGTTAGCACCTGGCTGACCAGCAACCCGCCGACCATGACGATGCCCAGCGGCTGACGCAGCTCCGCCCCGCTGCCGCTGGCCAGCATCAGGGGCAGCGCCCCGAACAGGGCCGCCAGCGTGGTCATCAGGATCGGCCGGAAGCGCAGCATGGCGGCACGGTGGATCGCGTCACGCGGGCTCAAGCCCTGGCGGCGCTGCGCTTCCAACGCGAAATCCACCATCATGATGCCGTTCTTCTTCACCAGGCCAATCAGCAGCACGATGCCGATGACGGCGATCAGATCGAGCGGCCGGTCGGTCAGCAGCAATGCCGCCAGCGCGCCGACCGTGGCCGACGGCAAGGTGGACAGGATGGTAATCGGGTGGATCGTACTCTCATACAGCACGCCAAGGACGATATACATCGTCACCACGGCGGCCAGAATCAGCCACAGCGTGTTTGTCAGCGAGGCGCGGAAGGCCTCCGCCGCCCCCTGGAAGCGGCGTTCGACCTCCAGCGGCAGACCGACCTCGCTCTCCACCGCCTCGATGGTCGCGACGGCGGCGCCAAGCGAGACCCCCGCGCCCAGATTGAACGAGATGGTGACAGCTGGGAACTGCGCCTGATGGCTGA contains these protein-coding regions:
- a CDS encoding efflux RND transporter permease subunit codes for the protein MNIARPFIRRPVGTSLMALALLLIGGLAWRLLPVSPLPQVDFPSIVVNASLPGSSPESMAATVATPLERALGSIDGITALTSSSAQGTTRINLQFELGRDIHDAARDVQAAINAVRNQLPSGMPNLPTYRKINPSQAPIMALAVSSPNLSPGQIYDVASTILAQKIAQITGVGEVSLGGASLPAVRVQLNPGMLAHYGIALDEVRTAIAQTNPMRPLGLVEEGDRRWQITISEPLRQAAEYAPLIIRWQDGAAVRLQDVASVTDSVENRYRSGFHNDQTAVIMTISRQSGANIVKTIDAINEKLPELRALLPADASLTVVMDRSPGIRATLKEAQLTLLLSSALVVLVVFLFLGSVRTALIPSIAIPVSLIGACAVIYLYGFSLNNLSLMALIVAAGLVVDDAIVVLENIQRHIESGLSPYRAALRGAREVNFTLLAMNFSLVLVFLSILFMGGLIQRLFREFSITLVAAVLISLLLSVTLTPAMCAHLLRRRVERPAGWLSRATIRLFADVRSLYADSLAWTLRHGVVVLLMLGAVIGLNVYLYISIPKGLLPQQSTSQIRGFVRGDDGFSFQVMQPKIEAYRRLLLADPAVSDVAGTSGDNGGVSNAFLTVQLKPLAERDGLSAQQVIDRIRRKVPPVPGGILILFADQDIRLGFSFNQSDSELVLMADDIALLQRWARRASEAMQAMPELVDVSAEGDKGTQQVILDIDREAARRLNVDTQAISAILSNSFSQRQVATLYDDQNQYRVVMELMPGYTAQPAVLDQLQAITADGNRVPLAAFTSYSYGLADDRIYHDSQFAAASIGYSLAPGVTTQQAQEAIDRMLADILLPTEVQARTGGRSRGFQESVQAQPLLIAGVLLAVYLLLGVLYESTLHPLTILSTLPSAGIGALLALRASNTEFTLIALLGLFLLIGIVMKNAILMVDFALERQRRDGASPVEAIHHAALLRLRPILMTNLAGLLGAVPLAIGLGEGAEMRQPLGIAIIGGLAVSQILTLYTTPVVYLYFERLRQWSLRRFARTGFAS